The following are from one region of the Quercus robur chromosome 1, dhQueRobu3.1, whole genome shotgun sequence genome:
- the LOC126727538 gene encoding PRA1 family protein B3-like codes for MASPAVLPISNPQSTGESQPSTTTTSSSSSPSPSPSPYLKVRTFLTRLLGYTRQALSNRRPWMELVDRTAFSRPESLTEAASRVRKNFSYFRVNYLTLLALVVAVSLLSHPFTLVILLSLLAAWLFLYSFRPSDQPLVIMGRTFSDFETLICLITVTVIVIFLTSVGSLLITAGMVGMGIVCAHGSFRLPEDLFLDEQETSGGPGLFSFIGGAASSAAAAAAAGGPNMMSRV; via the coding sequence ATGGCCTCTCCAGCCGTACTTCCAATCTCAAATCCCCAATCAACCGGCGAATCGCAACCGTCCACTACgacaacatcatcatcatcatcgccATCGCCATCGCCATCGCCGTACCTCAAAGTCAGAACCTTCCTCACGCGCCTGCTTGGCTACACGCGCCAGGCGCTCTCGAACCGCCGGCCTTGGATGGAGCTTGTGGACCGCACCGCGTTTTCGAGACCGGAGTCGCTCACCGAAGCCGCGTCGCGAGTACGCAAGAACTTCTCCTACTTCCGCGTGAACTACCTGACTCTACTCGCGCTCGTAGTCGCGGTCTCACTCCTCTCCCACCCTTTCACCCTCGTAATCCTCCTCTCCCTCCTCGCCGCCTGGCTCTTCCTCTACTCTTTCCGGCCGTCCGATCAGCCCCTCGTCATCATGGGCCGCACGTTCTCGGACTTCGAAACTCTTATCTGCTTGATAACGGTCACGGTGATCGTGATCTTTCTCACGAGCGTGGGGTCGTTGCTCATAACGGCCGGGATGGTTGGGATGGGGATCGTGTGTGCTCACGGCTCGTTTAGGCTTCCTGAGGATCTGTTTCTCGACGAACAAGAAACGTCGGGTGGTCCTGGCCTCTTCTCGTTCATTGGTGGCGCTGCCTCCTCCGCCGCCGCAGCTGCTGCAGCTGGGGGACCTAATATGATGTCGCGCGTTTGA